In Tursiops truncatus isolate mTurTru1 chromosome 19, mTurTru1.mat.Y, whole genome shotgun sequence, a genomic segment contains:
- the LOC141277175 gene encoding LOW QUALITY PROTEIN: zinc finger protein 211-like (The sequence of the model RefSeq protein was modified relative to this genomic sequence to represent the inferred CDS: substituted 1 base at 1 genomic stop codon), translating into MTSEQSVSEEGVSQMRTPRAGLSPEKTQPCKMGIAVLRDILHLAEEQGTNREQKAYRCGACGKQFYFTENLQEHQKQHIRENPIQYGMQRPSFWKSCPIHTIGNLPTYMEIGNDFVANMGVQPQATITRKKXKNSKECEAVFHSGKCHHSWGEGTKASSHTEILVQDERVLTSVRLCEYSKCGKAYTQTCKLIQPEQVHTGERPY; encoded by the coding sequence ATGACTTCTGAACAGAGTGTATCTGAAGAAGGAGTGTCACAGATGAGGACCCCCAGGGCAGGTTTGTCTCCTGAGAAGACCCAgccctgtaaaatgggcattGCAGTCTTGAGAGACATTTTGCACTTGGCTGAAGAGCAAGGAACAAATAGGGAGCAGAAAGCATACAGATGTGGGGCATGTGGGAAACAGTTCTATTTCACTGAAAACCTTCAAGAGCACCAGAAGCAGCACATCAGAGAGAATCCCATACAATATGGTATGCAGAGACCCTCATTTTGGAAAAGCTGCCCAATCCACACAATAGGGAATCTACCTACCTACATGGAGATTGGGAATGACTTCGTGGCCAACATGGGAGTTCAGCCACAGGCCACTATtaccaggaagaaatgaaaaaacagtAAAGAGTGTGAAGCTGTTTTTCACAGTGGAAAATGTCATCACAGCTGGGGAGAAGGCACGAAAGCCTCCAGCCACACAGAAATACTTGTTCAGGATGAAAGAGTCCTTACTAGTGTAAGGTTGTGTGAGTACAGCAAATGTGGGAAAGCCTACACCCAAACATGTAAACTTATTCAGCCTGAGcaagttcacactggagaaaggccttactaa